A genomic region of Streptosporangium lutulentum contains the following coding sequences:
- a CDS encoding ParB/RepB/Spo0J family partition protein, which yields MGLEVVRTGAEISLGEIQASRQKVRKKTGDLGISDLLNSMKRHGQIHAVSLLKNDDGTYELINGHRRHTAALKGGIPTLRANIYSIPPDEEEERELLIQQHLYAANMAEPLIDLERGYMFKAVKEDFGLDDSGVAACFEGETEDSVRKALSLLEIDEHALQVVQAYPDKFDEATLRVLAEYASPEKRAWRLKPGEQVRVAEMVARQENKLAAVDARELEKEIRGVVKTRRNEAHAKSQEEKGAKQTKPHNRLIGSDEAAVKALFKRIEQLELAVRELHSKGVHEITEIRLADKRDATDRLYEAASQVESFINTKLAPLPTMRKEP from the coding sequence ATTAGCGACCTACTAAACAGCATGAAACGGCACGGTCAGATTCACGCCGTGTCGCTACTGAAGAATGATGACGGCACGTATGAGCTGATAAATGGGCATCGCCGTCACACTGCGGCACTGAAAGGCGGTATTCCTACCCTGAGGGCGAATATCTACAGCATTCCTCCAGATGAAGAAGAAGAACGGGAATTACTCATACAGCAGCATCTGTACGCAGCGAACATGGCTGAGCCGCTGATCGATCTTGAGCGTGGTTATATGTTCAAAGCCGTAAAAGAGGACTTTGGTCTTGATGACTCAGGCGTCGCTGCGTGCTTTGAAGGGGAAACAGAAGACAGCGTGCGCAAGGCTCTGAGTCTCCTTGAGATCGACGAGCACGCGCTGCAGGTCGTGCAGGCCTACCCCGATAAGTTCGATGAAGCAACCCTCAGAGTTCTCGCTGAATATGCCTCCCCGGAAAAACGAGCATGGCGCCTGAAGCCAGGTGAGCAGGTCCGTGTCGCGGAAATGGTCGCCCGGCAAGAAAACAAGCTCGCCGCTGTCGACGCCCGCGAACTAGAGAAGGAGATCCGCGGCGTTGTCAAGACGAGACGGAACGAGGCACACGCCAAATCCCAGGAAGAAAAGGGCGCTAAGCAGACCAAACCCCATAATCGACTGATCGGATCCGATGAGGCAGCAGTGAAGGCACTGTTCAAGCGCATTGAACAGTTAGAGCTTGCGGTTCGGGAGCTTCACTCGAAAGGGGTCCATGAAATCACAGAGATCCGGTTGGCCGATAAACGTGACGCCACGGATCGACTATATGAGGCCGCAAGCCAAGTGGAGAGCTTCATTAACACGAAACTCGCCCCGCTGCCCACCATGAGAAAAGAGCCCTAG